One segment of Macrotis lagotis isolate mMagLag1 chromosome 1, bilby.v1.9.chrom.fasta, whole genome shotgun sequence DNA contains the following:
- the RLF gene encoding zinc finger protein Rlf isoform X6: MKTSVCKTIGCLLPEDLEVRRACQLTEFLLEPSWTGFNMLEELYLQPDQKFDEENAPVPNSLRCELLLALKAHWPFDPEFWDWKTLKRHCHQLLGQEASDSDDDLSGYEMSINETDVLESFLSDYEENKDDKHSKRRDSTDQQKEKRDKKPIGSSERYQRWLQYKFFCVLCKRECIEARILHHSKMHMEDGIYTCPVCIKKFKKKEFFVPHVMEHVKMPPSRRDRPRKKLLLKRERSQKGNGPKSPSGTSDQNQSSNEQGDSHEYVTFSKLEDCHLQDRDLYPCPGTDCSRVFKQFKYLSVHLKAEHQNNDENAKHYLDMKNRREKCSYCRRHFMTAFHLREHERVHCGPQPYMCVSIDCYATFGSVNELLNHKQKHDDLRYKCELNGCSIVFSDLGQLYHHEAQHFRDASYTCNFLGCKKFYYSKTEFQNHLSMHNGDISNGDVKTSVKLESTANEKNNCQDQPHLLDPNDKSHLPEDLLFSVESTSSQLAPDIEETGSDNLKDNSDSNSSDQLSHSSSASMNEELIDTLDSPETMPDILISSHDKVFVPSSLKEKCSNMAVCFDGKKFTCGFEGCGSTYKNARGMQRHLRRVHPYHFKHKKTLAIKDKEIFQFLDNEHSQTNENFSAEPKPGSDTNSDSPDEGLDHNIHTQCKSDLQNCHHPPSSRVPCNEDSMLELLLRLKHLSLKNSITNTSFSGPLPVYPSNGAKSLQSVSSSPISELHFQNQEENLSSQYLAQLAAKPFFCELQGCKYEFVTREALLMHYVKKHNYSRDKVLQLSMFQHRYSPFQCHICQRSFTRKTHLRIHYKNKHQISNEKVTHKLFDNGKCDHVSPCTGDHLKGNVMGSCSASTFCGSTELRDDQTNNSEKQIRHPKKEDCSSETDLESSCEEIDSNVTGKSSSISSPIDSHREELEAREGRGSRRTVAKGNLCYILNKYHKPFHCIHKSCNSSFTNLKGLIRHYRTVHQYNREQLCLEKDKARTKRELVKCKKIFACKYKECNKRFLCSKALAKHCSDSHNLDTVEDQKGLSEADSAARFPCSQPQCPAVFYTLSKLKQHLMEQHGVEGEMNSDFEIHCDLNGCDRIFTHRSNYSQHVFYRHKDYYHDLFGNPKVENESVLRNEGEKGFGTTRAHSETSQNNKKTLNAKTRKCGSLVKEKKLPIIFKTKEEALNMCAEQSEHTQYPCMIQGCASVVKLESSILRHYKRTHQMSSAYLEQQMEILVLCVKYGTKIKEEPPSEMEPCVKKEETGNCEQGSTVHTHPAGENEASLQKSNSSPHPEHKGNESQEGCVESNTILNTDTFLYRETSKCSHSSETTTPEECHVTEPPPCNIEKSPPKNTDGTDNRSYLTNFQLPLPRKRVPETGHQSTRLESNVVKTPIHLPKDTFRKHSQTRSFDLKTYKPMGFESSFLKFIQESKEKEDDFDDWEPAEHLTVNDVPQPNDDLPGNVTVDGVVSESNPKVDIPLSSSDSAVRDNLTTIQPIIVAESSTVPSLENLRVILDKALTDCGELALKQLHYLRPVVVLERSKFSTSLLDLFPTKKTDELCVVGSS, from the coding sequence ATGAAAACATCAGTATGTAAGACAATTGGTTGTCTTTTACCAGAAGACCTTGAAGTTAGAAGAGCCTGTCAACTTACTGAATTTTTATTGGAACCTAGCTGGACTGGATTTAATATGTTAGAAGAACTATACCTTCAACCAGATCAAAAATTTGATGAGGAAAATGCTCCAGTTCCCAACTCTCTCAGATGTGAACTTTTGTTAGCTTTAAAAGCCCATTGGCCTTTTGATCCTGAATTTTGGGATTGGAAAACCTTAAAACGACATTGTCACCAACTCTTAGGCCAAGAAGCTTCTGACTCTGATGATGACCTCAGTGGCTATGAGATGTCAATTAATGAAACAGATGTTTTGGAGTCATTTCTCAGTGACTATGAAGAGAATAAAGATGATAAACATTCCAAAAGAAGAGATTCAACAGatcaacagaaagagaaaagagacaaaaaaccAATTGGTTCTTCTGAAAGGTACCAGAGATGGCTTCAATATAAGTTCTTCTGTGTGCTCTGCAAGAGAGAATGTATAGAAGCCAGGATACTCCATCATTCCAAGATGCACATGGAAGATGGAATTTATACTTGCCCCGTCtgtataaaaaaattcaagaaaaaagaattttttgtaCCTCATGTAATGGAACATGTGAAAATGCCACCAAGCAGAAGAGACAGACCCAGAAAGAAGTTATTGTTGAAGAGAGAACGCTCTCAAAAGGGTAATGGCCCCAAGAGTCCTTCTGGAACATCAGATCAGAATCAGTCATCCAATGAACAGGGAGATTCTCATGAGTATGTTACATTCAGCAAACTAGAGGATTGCCACCTGCAAGATAGAGATTTATACCCTTGCCCTGGAACAGACTGCTCCCGAGTAtttaagcaatttaaatacctaaGTGTGCACCTCAAAGCTGAACACCAAAACAATGATGAAAATGCAAAACATTACTTGGACATGAAGAATCGAAGAGAAAAATGTTCTTATTGTCGGCGACATTTCATGACAGCCTTTCATTTGCGGGAGCATGAACGAGTTCACTGTGGGCCTCAGCCTTATATGTGTGTCTCTATAGATTGCTATGCGACATTTGGGTCAGTGAATGAGCTACTTAATCACAAACAAAAACATGATGATCTTCgatataaatgtgaattgaatGGCTGCAGTATTGTTTTCAGTGACCTGGGACAGCTTTATCACCATGAAGCTCAGCACTTCCGAGATGCATCCTATACATGCAACTTTCTTGGTTGcaaaaagttttattattctaaaactgaatttcaaaatcACCTTTCCATGCATAACGGTGACATTTCAAATGGAGATGTTAAGACATCAGTAAAGCTTGAATCCACagcaaatgaaaagaacaattgtCAAGATCAACCTCATTTACTAGATCCAAATGATAAATCACATCTACCTGAGGATCTACTTTTCTCTGTAGAGTCAACTAGTTCTCAATTAGCTCCAGATATTGAGGAAACTGGCTCCGACAACCTAAAAGATAACAGTGACAGTAACTCCAGTGATCAGTTAAGTCACAGCTCATCTGCCTCGATGAATGAAGAACTGATTGATACACTGGACTCCCCTGAGACCATGCCTGATATTTTAATATCTTCTCATGATAAAGTCTTTGTCCCTTccagtttaaaagagaaatgttcCAATATGGCAGTTTGTTTTGATGGGAAAAAGTTTACCTGTGGTTTTGAAGGCTGTGGTTCCACATACAAAAATGCTAGAGGTATGCAGAGGCATCTTCGAAGGGTTCATCCATACCATTTCAAGCATAAAAAAACATTAGCAATAAAGGATAAGgagatttttcaatttttagacAATGAACACAGTCAAACAAATGAGAACTTTAGCGCCGAACCTAAGCCAGGTTCAGACACAAACAGTGACTCCCCTGATGAAGGTCTAGATCACAATATTCACACTCAGTGCAAAAGTGATCTTCAAAATTGTCACCATCCTCCATCTTCTAGAGTGCCGTGTAATGAAGATTCTATGTTGGAACTTCTGTTACGCTTGAAACATTTAAGCTTGAAAAACTCAATCACAAACACATCCTTCTCAGGGCCACTGCCAGTGTATCCATCTAATGGTGCTAAGTCCCTTCAGTCAGTTTCATCAAGCCCTATCTCAGAACTTCACTTTCAGAATCAAGAAGAAAATTTGTCAAGTCAATATCTTGCACAGTTGGCAGCTAAACCATTTTTCTGTGAACTTCAAGGCTGCAAATATGAGTTTGTGACCAGAGAGGCTTTATTGATGCATTATGTCAAAAAACATAATTATTCTAGAGACAAGGTCCTACAGTTATCCATGTTTCAACATCGATATTCCCCTTTCCAGTGTCATATTTGCCAAAGGTCATTTACCAGAAAAACCCACCTAAGaattcattataaaaataaacatcaaaTTAGCAATGAAAAAGTCACTCATAAATTATTTGATAATGGGAAATGTGATCATGTAAGCCCATGTACAGGAGATCACTTGAAAGGTAATGTCATGGGTAGTTGTTCTGCTTCTACATTTTGTGGCAGTACAGAGCTTAGAGATGATCAGACTAACAACTCTGAGAAACAAATTCGGCATCCTAAAAAGGAAGATTGTAGTTCAGAAACTGATTTGGAATCATCTTGTGAAGAAATCGACAGTAATGTGACAGGAAAATCATCCAGCATTTCATCACCAATAGATAGCCACAGGGAAGAATTAGAGGcaagagaggggagaggaagtaGAAGAACTGTTGCCAAAGGAAATCTCTGCTATATTTTGAACAAGTACCACAAAccattccattgtattcataaaAGTTGCAATTCTTCATTCACAAATCTAAAGGGCTTGATTCGCCATTACAGAACAGTGCATCAGTATAACAGAGAGCAGTTGTGTTTAGAAAAAGACAAAGCACGAACAAAAAGGGAACTGGTCAAATGTAAAAAGATATTTGCTTGCAAATATAAAGAGTGTAATAAGCGCTTCCTCTGCTCCAAAGCACTGGCTAAACACTGTAGTGATTCTCACAACCTAGACACTGTTGAAGATCAGAAAGGTCTTTCTGAGGCTGACTCTGCTGCCAGGTTTCCATGTAGCCAACCACAATGCCCAGCTGTCTTCTACACTCTTAGCAAGTTGAAACAACATTTGATGGAACAGCATGGTGTCGAAGGGGAGATGAACTCAGACTTTGAAATTCATTGTGACCTTAATGGCTGTGATCGAATCTTTACACATCGAAGCAACTACTCTCAACATGTGTTTTACCGGCACAAAGACTATTATCATGACCTCTTTGGAAATCCAAAAGTTGAAAATGAGAGTGTACTAAGAAATGAAGGTGAGAAAGGTTTTGGAACTACACGAGCTCACAGTGAAACAAGTCAGAATAATAAGAAGACATTGAATGCTAAAACTAGAAAATGTGGCAGTCTTGTTAAAGAGAAAAAgcttccaatcatttttaaaacaaaagaggaaGCCCTGAATATGTGTGCAGAGCAGTCTGAACACACTCAATATCCTTGCATGATTCAAGGCTGTGCATCTGTTGTCAAATTGGAAAGTAGTATATTAAGACATTACAAACGTACCCATCAAATGAGCAGTGCTTATTTAGAGCAACAAATGGAAATCTTAGTACTTTGTGTTAAATATGGTACCAAAATTAAAGAAGAGCCACCCTCTGAGATGGAGCCTTgtgtaaagaaagaagaaactggaAACTGTGAACAAGGAAGCACAGTGCATACCCACCCTGCAGGTGAGAATGAAGCCTCTCTCCAGAAAAGCAACAGTTCCCCTCATCCAGAACATAAAGGAAATGAGAGTCAGGAAGGGTGTGTAGAAAGTAATACAATATTAAACACAGATACCTTCCTGTATAGAGAAACTTCAAAATGTAGCCATAGTTCAGAAACCACTACCCCGGAAGAGTGTCATGTCACTGAACCCCCTCCCTGTAATATTGAAAAGTCTCCACCTAAGAACACTGATGGAACTGACAACAGATCCTATTTAACAAATTTCCAGTTGCCTTTACCAAGAAAAAGGGTACCAGAAACTGGGCACCAAAGCACCAGGCTGGAAAGTAATGTGGTAAAAACTCCAATTCACCTTCCAAAAGATACATTTCGGAAACATTCGCAGACCAGATCATTTGATTTGAAGACATATAAACCCATGGGATttgaatcttcatttttaaaattcattcaggAAAGTAAGGAAAAAGAGGATGATTTTGATGATTGGGAGCCAGCAGAGCATTTAACAGTAAATGATGTCCCACAGCCCAATGATGACTTACCAGGGAATGTGACTGTGGATGGTGTAGTGAGTGAAAGCAACCCTAAAGTCGATATACCTCTATCTTCCAGTGATTCTGCAGTTCGTGACAACCTGACTACAATCCAGCCTATCATTGTAGCAGAGTCATCAACTGTCCCTTCCCTTGAAAATTTGAGGGTCATATTAGATAAGGCACTAACAGATTGTGGAGAGCTTGCCTTAAAACAACTTCATTATCTGCGGCCGGTGGTCGTCTTGGAAAGATCTAAATTTTCCACATCTCTTTTAGACTTGTTTCCAACAAAAAAAACAGATGAGCTTTGTGTAGTAGGGAGTTCCTAA